A genomic window from Oceanobacillus timonensis includes:
- a CDS encoding helix-turn-helix domain-containing protein yields the protein MDTGQRIIQLRSQRNWTQKELAQHVNINVSVMNRIESGERPIKGDELTAIADTLEVTTDYLLGRESSTSKNSMQEQENEFIKRIQEKVPEADAMFRDLANLPPEHIQDVYDYLLFKKSRRNNAGQTR from the coding sequence ATGGATACCGGTCAACGAATCATACAATTACGATCGCAAAGGAATTGGACACAGAAAGAGCTGGCGCAACATGTCAATATAAATGTTAGTGTGATGAATCGGATTGAGTCTGGCGAACGTCCAATCAAAGGGGATGAATTAACTGCTATTGCAGATACATTAGAGGTTACAACGGACTACTTGTTAGGCAGAGAATCCTCTACTTCCAAAAATTCGATGCAAGAACAGGAAAATGAATTTATCAAACGTATTCAGGAAAAAGTTCCGGAAGCAGATGCCATGTTTCGGGATTTGGCAAACCTTCCTCCAGAACATATTCAAGATGTTTATGATTACTTGCTTTTTAAAAAAAGCAGAAGGAACAACGCGGGACAAACACGCTAA
- a CDS encoding DeoR/GlpR family DNA-binding transcription regulator, with translation MKMFVMERRNEIMKLLHDKYRLTVRELSEQVGVSEATLRADLNKMEREGLLTRTHGGAMLNQQSDADYDTSFYVRERQNREEKSLIAKEAFQLIEEKQCILLDASSTALELARYLNEKMIRLTVVTSGIQTAIELKDNPNVTVILIGGVVTKGSTTMEGTLSVEILDKLNIDILFTSANGFSVENGLTDFNLYEVELKKHMVHKAQKIVAVIDHSKIGATSSAPFACTDQIDVLITNNLIGSDTEQMLIDHNIQVISAL, from the coding sequence ATGAAAATGTTTGTTATGGAAAGAAGAAACGAGATAATGAAGCTCTTACATGATAAATACCGGCTGACTGTAAGAGAATTATCGGAACAAGTCGGTGTGTCTGAAGCAACCTTGCGCGCGGATTTAAATAAAATGGAGAGGGAAGGTCTTTTAACTCGTACTCATGGCGGGGCGATGTTAAATCAACAGAGCGATGCCGATTATGATACCAGTTTTTACGTGCGTGAAAGGCAAAATCGTGAAGAAAAGTCTCTAATCGCTAAGGAAGCTTTCCAGCTCATTGAAGAAAAACAATGCATTTTGCTGGATGCCAGCTCAACGGCTCTCGAATTAGCACGTTACCTCAATGAAAAAATGATCCGGCTGACAGTCGTAACGAGCGGAATACAAACAGCAATAGAATTAAAAGATAACCCGAATGTTACTGTTATTTTAATTGGCGGTGTGGTAACAAAGGGATCTACGACAATGGAAGGTACACTTAGTGTGGAGATATTGGATAAATTGAATATTGATATTTTATTCACCTCTGCCAATGGTTTTTCAGTGGAGAACGGCCTGACTGATTTTAATTTGTATGAAGTGGAGTTAAAAAAGCATATGGTTCACAAAGCTCAGAAAATTGTAGCTGTTATTGATCATTCAAAGATTGGAGCTACATCCAGCGCGCCATTTGCTTGTACTGATCAAATAGATGTGCTTATCACGAATAATTTGATTGGTTCGGATACAGAGCAGATGCTTATTGACCATAATATTCAAGTGATTTCGGCTCTCTAA
- the tkt gene encoding transketolase: MTSTTAVSTEQLSIDAIRTLSIDAIEKANSGHPGLPMGAAPMAYTLWTEFMTHNPNNSQWFNRDRFVLSAGHGSMLLYSLLHLSGYDLSIDELKNFRQWGSKTPGHPEVHHTDGVETTTGPLGQGVATAVGMAIAETHLAATYNKDDFNVVDHHTFALVGDGDLMEGISHETASLAGHLGLGKLVVLYDSNDISLDGDLDRSFSENVQERFQSYGWEVIRVEDGNDIHTLRKAMEAAKQNREQPTLIEVKTVIGYGSPNKSGSSSAHGAPLGEEETKRTKENYKWEYDAFNVPQQVYEDFKNKVAEQGAKAESDWKALFQTYIEKYPEEGKQFQAAMDGALPDNWTDYLPVYETGSSLATRASSGEVLNAIAKHVPNLIGGSADLAGSNKTTIKDVSDFSKVDYAGKNIWFGVREFAMAAALNGIALHGGLKVFGGTFFVFSDYLRPAVRLSSLMKLPVTYVWTHDSIAVGEDGPTHEPVEHLASFRAMPGLSLIRPADGNETQAAWRLALESTEQPTALVLSRQNLPTLPGTQEKAYEGVKKGAYVVSDSSKETPDAIMIATGSEVQLAVEAQNVLREKNIDVSVVSMPSWDRFEAQTSSYKESILLPNVKKRVAIEMASSFGWDRYVGDNGVIVGIDTFGASGNGDKLIEAYGFSIENIVAKVENLFA, encoded by the coding sequence ATGACAAGTACAACAGCCGTATCAACAGAACAATTATCTATTGATGCTATCCGTACATTATCCATTGACGCGATTGAAAAAGCGAATTCCGGACATCCTGGTTTGCCTATGGGAGCAGCTCCGATGGCATACACACTATGGACGGAATTTATGACACACAACCCGAATAATTCCCAATGGTTTAACCGGGACCGGTTTGTACTTTCTGCAGGCCATGGCTCCATGTTGCTTTACAGTTTACTTCATTTATCCGGGTATGATCTTTCGATAGATGAGTTGAAAAATTTTCGTCAATGGGGATCTAAAACGCCAGGACATCCGGAAGTGCACCATACCGATGGTGTAGAAACAACAACAGGTCCGCTTGGACAAGGAGTTGCGACTGCTGTTGGAATGGCAATCGCTGAAACGCACTTGGCTGCTACGTATAATAAGGATGATTTTAATGTGGTTGACCATCATACATTTGCTCTTGTAGGTGATGGAGACTTAATGGAAGGGATTTCTCATGAAACCGCTTCTTTGGCCGGGCATCTTGGGCTGGGGAAACTGGTAGTCTTGTATGATTCGAATGATATTTCCCTGGATGGGGATTTGGACAGATCTTTTTCGGAGAATGTGCAGGAACGTTTTCAAAGCTACGGCTGGGAAGTTATTCGTGTGGAAGATGGCAATGATATACATACATTGAGAAAAGCAATGGAAGCTGCCAAACAAAATAGGGAACAGCCGACACTAATTGAAGTGAAAACAGTGATTGGATATGGATCGCCAAATAAATCAGGGTCTTCTTCTGCGCATGGGGCACCTCTGGGTGAAGAGGAAACAAAACGTACAAAAGAGAATTATAAATGGGAATATGATGCTTTTAACGTTCCGCAACAAGTATATGAAGATTTTAAAAATAAAGTAGCTGAACAAGGCGCTAAAGCAGAGAGTGATTGGAAAGCATTATTTCAAACTTATATAGAGAAGTATCCGGAAGAAGGGAAGCAATTTCAAGCAGCGATGGATGGAGCGTTACCAGATAATTGGACTGATTATCTTCCTGTCTATGAAACAGGCTCTTCTCTTGCGACACGAGCATCATCCGGTGAAGTTTTAAATGCGATTGCAAAGCATGTTCCTAATCTTATTGGAGGCAGTGCGGATTTAGCCGGATCGAATAAAACAACGATAAAGGATGTATCTGATTTTTCAAAGGTTGATTATGCGGGGAAAAATATTTGGTTTGGAGTGCGTGAATTTGCAATGGCAGCAGCACTGAATGGAATAGCGCTTCACGGTGGATTAAAAGTCTTTGGCGGCACCTTCTTTGTATTTAGTGATTATTTGCGTCCAGCAGTAAGACTGTCGTCTTTAATGAAACTGCCAGTGACATATGTTTGGACACATGATTCCATTGCGGTTGGAGAAGATGGGCCGACTCATGAACCGGTGGAGCATTTAGCTTCTTTCCGGGCAATGCCAGGGTTATCTCTTATCAGACCTGCAGATGGCAATGAAACGCAAGCAGCATGGAGACTTGCGCTGGAGTCAACGGAACAGCCGACAGCTCTAGTATTATCGAGACAAAACCTGCCGACTTTACCAGGAACACAAGAAAAAGCTTATGAAGGTGTAAAAAAGGGTGCTTATGTCGTTAGTGATTCTTCTAAGGAGACTCCTGATGCCATCATGATTGCTACTGGTTCTGAAGTTCAGTTAGCCGTAGAGGCACAAAACGTTTTGCGTGAGAAAAATATAGATGTTTCGGTGGTAAGTATGCCATCTTGGGATCGTTTTGAAGCTCAAACATCATCTTATAAGGAAAGTATTTTATTGCCTAATGTAAAAAAACGAGTTGCTATTGAAATGGCATCTTCATTCGGTTGGGACCGTTATGTGGGTGATAATGGAGTCATTGTTGGTATAGATACATTTGGAGCTTCTGGTAATGGTGATAAATTAATAGAAGCATATGGATTCAGTATTGAAAATATTGTGGCAAAGGTAGAGAACTTATTTGCTTAG
- the dhaL gene encoding dihydroxyacetone kinase subunit DhaL, with protein sequence MTTTGINKLDISQTKEMILYAGEKIRENKPLLTKVDSAIGDGDHGIGMSVGFEKVEENLKDQEFTTINDIFKTTGMSMVQSMGGASGVIFGSMFLGGVKGLEPKSELDVPTISDIFSASLEAIKQRGKASLGDKTMIDALEPAVDGLKESVSDSATLLEALKKAEEKAAEGVENSKNYIAKFGRAKSLGDRALGNRDAGATSVWIIFKSMREWVEQLNK encoded by the coding sequence ATGACAACAACAGGCATCAATAAATTAGACATTTCGCAAACAAAAGAGATGATTCTTTATGCAGGAGAAAAAATCAGAGAAAACAAGCCACTGTTAACAAAGGTGGATAGTGCGATTGGTGATGGAGACCATGGCATTGGCATGTCAGTGGGATTTGAAAAAGTAGAAGAGAATTTAAAAGATCAAGAGTTTACAACTATTAATGATATTTTTAAAACAACAGGCATGTCTATGGTGCAATCAATGGGAGGAGCCTCTGGTGTCATTTTCGGTTCCATGTTTCTTGGAGGAGTAAAAGGGCTGGAACCTAAGAGTGAGTTGGATGTACCTACAATTTCGGATATTTTCAGTGCATCTTTAGAAGCGATTAAACAACGGGGCAAAGCGAGTTTAGGAGATAAAACGATGATTGATGCTTTGGAGCCGGCTGTTGATGGTCTAAAAGAAAGTGTATCTGATTCTGCTACACTTTTAGAAGCTTTGAAAAAAGCAGAAGAAAAGGCTGCTGAAGGGGTGGAAAATTCTAAGAACTATATCGCAAAATTCGGAAGAGCGAAATCTTTAGGAGATAGAGCGCTGGGGAATCGGGATGCTGGTGCTACAAGTGTATGGATTATCTTTAAATCCATGAGAGAATGGGTAGAGCAATTAAATAAATAG
- a CDS encoding dihydroxyacetone kinase subunit DhaK, translated as MKKVINNPSDVVEEMLEGIMRAHQDDFQKLDGVNGLVKKELKDKVAVVTGGGSGHEPLFFGVVGDGLADAVAIGNVFAAPTPNTIQEVVKAADAGKGALFIYGNYEGDVLNFDMAAELLEFEDVQTTTVRVTDDVVSAPIERQQDRRGIAGDIFVIKVAGAAADKGLSLEEVTAAAQKANEHTYSIGVALSPGTIPDSGEPTFTLADDEIELGMGIHGEPGMERTKLMPADELTNQLMEKLLDESKLTTGDEVSVLINGLGSTTLMELFIVNRKVAQILDEKGIRMHDMDVNNYCTTQEMGGFSISLLKLDDELKTYYDAPANAPYYKK; from the coding sequence TTGAAAAAAGTTATCAACAATCCAAGCGATGTTGTAGAAGAAATGTTAGAAGGAATCATGCGTGCACATCAAGATGATTTCCAAAAACTGGACGGAGTAAACGGACTTGTTAAGAAAGAATTAAAAGATAAAGTAGCTGTGGTTACTGGCGGTGGTAGTGGCCATGAGCCTCTTTTCTTCGGCGTCGTTGGCGATGGTCTCGCAGATGCAGTAGCGATAGGTAATGTTTTTGCTGCACCAACTCCAAATACTATTCAAGAAGTGGTGAAAGCAGCAGATGCTGGAAAAGGAGCTTTATTTATATACGGGAACTATGAGGGAGATGTTCTAAACTTTGATATGGCAGCAGAGTTGCTCGAATTTGAAGATGTGCAGACGACGACTGTTCGAGTAACAGACGATGTTGTCTCCGCTCCGATTGAAAGACAACAAGATCGCCGCGGGATTGCAGGAGATATTTTTGTTATTAAAGTAGCTGGGGCAGCAGCTGATAAAGGTCTTTCTTTGGAAGAAGTAACCGCTGCAGCACAAAAAGCAAATGAACATACTTACTCTATTGGGGTTGCCTTATCGCCAGGGACTATTCCTGATTCTGGAGAGCCTACGTTTACATTAGCAGATGACGAAATAGAGCTGGGTATGGGAATCCATGGCGAGCCGGGAATGGAACGGACAAAACTTATGCCAGCGGATGAGCTTACAAATCAATTAATGGAAAAGTTACTAGATGAAAGCAAATTGACAACAGGTGATGAAGTGAGTGTTTTAATCAATGGACTTGGTTCAACAACATTGATGGAATTATTTATTGTTAATCGTAAAGTAGCACAAATTTTGGATGAAAAAGGAATCCGCATGCATGATATGGATGTTAATAATTATTGTACAACGCAAGAAATGGGAGGTTTTTCAATTTCCTTATTAAAATTGGATGATGAATTAAAAACATATTATGATGCTCCGGCAAATGCACCTTATTATAAAAAATAA
- a CDS encoding dihydrodipicolinate synthase family protein translates to MTTKFKGIIPPVSIILNNQGELDTKGMALVIDYLIDSGVNGLFFLGSGGEFTQMSVEERKEVAEFTTNYVNKRVPVLIGTGSSNTREAILLSEHAEEIGADGIVVINPYYWQLTEENLIKHFGDIAEAVELPILLYNFPNLTGQDLSPELVLELANQYDNIIGIKETVESVSHIRDIIFTVKAKHKDFCVFSGFDDHLLNTLTLGGDGAICASANFAPEVSVGTYNAYIAKDFERAIELHRTLALLPTIYKLDSPFINVVKEAMKLRGLDISTHVLPPTRKLSEEKVIELVSILKSVKLL, encoded by the coding sequence ATGACAACTAAATTCAAAGGAATCATCCCCCCAGTTTCAATAATCCTAAATAATCAAGGCGAGCTAGACACAAAAGGAATGGCGTTGGTAATAGATTATTTAATAGATTCTGGTGTTAACGGTCTATTCTTTTTAGGTAGTGGTGGAGAATTCACACAAATGTCTGTAGAAGAAAGAAAAGAAGTTGCGGAATTTACCACAAACTATGTGAATAAAAGAGTGCCAGTTCTTATAGGAACTGGAAGCTCGAATACAAGAGAAGCCATTTTATTGAGTGAACATGCAGAAGAAATTGGAGCAGATGGTATCGTTGTTATTAACCCATATTATTGGCAGTTAACGGAAGAAAATTTAATAAAACATTTTGGAGATATTGCTGAAGCTGTTGAGTTACCAATTCTTTTATATAATTTTCCGAATTTAACTGGGCAAGACCTGAGTCCAGAACTTGTTCTGGAATTGGCTAATCAATATGACAATATCATAGGGATTAAAGAAACGGTCGAATCCGTTTCACATATCCGCGACATTATCTTTACGGTAAAAGCAAAGCATAAAGATTTCTGTGTATTTTCAGGTTTTGATGACCATTTATTAAATACCCTTACTTTAGGCGGTGATGGAGCGATATGTGCAAGTGCGAATTTTGCTCCAGAGGTGTCAGTAGGAACATATAATGCATATATTGCAAAAGATTTTGAGAGAGCTATCGAACTACACCGAACCTTAGCATTACTTCCGACTATATATAAGTTGGACTCGCCATTTATAAATGTAGTTAAAGAAGCAATGAAATTAAGAGGATTAGATATTTCGACACATGTGCTTCCACCAACTAGAAAATTGAGTGAAGAAAAGGTGATAGAATTAGTGTCAATATTGAAATCTGTAAAGTTATTATAA
- a CDS encoding NAD(P)-binding domain-containing protein — MRVGFIGLGIMGKPMAKNIIKDGFETYLFDLSSDAINELAEIGGHACNSTKEVAENSEIIFTMLPTGEHVFQVIFSKNGLAENSKPKTIIIDMSSVTSEESKELASKLKSYDIHFIDAPVSGGEPMAIEGNLSIMAGGDEKQFNKALPVLKTMGENIVLFGENGTGSAAKLANQIIVSTNLVALSEACVYASKAGIDLNKLFEAIRGGLAGSAVMDAKMPFIIERNFEPGGRLETNYKDLKNIQSSATAIGAPLPVTNLVKEIFSSEIVHGNSEKDHSYVINFFERMANYQTSKGSK, encoded by the coding sequence ATGAGAGTTGGATTTATCGGATTAGGTATCATGGGAAAACCGATGGCAAAAAATATAATTAAGGACGGATTTGAAACCTATCTTTTTGATTTAAGCTCTGATGCTATTAATGAATTAGCAGAAATAGGCGGACATGCCTGCAACTCGACGAAAGAAGTTGCGGAAAATAGTGAGATTATTTTTACTATGTTGCCTACAGGTGAGCATGTATTTCAAGTAATATTCTCGAAGAACGGGCTTGCCGAAAACAGTAAACCTAAAACGATTATTATTGATATGAGTTCAGTAACATCTGAGGAATCAAAAGAATTAGCTAGTAAACTAAAATCTTATGATATTCACTTCATTGATGCTCCTGTTAGTGGTGGAGAACCAATGGCGATAGAAGGCAATCTATCAATAATGGCTGGTGGAGATGAAAAACAATTTAATAAAGCATTACCTGTACTAAAAACAATGGGAGAAAATATTGTACTATTTGGGGAGAATGGAACTGGATCTGCTGCAAAACTGGCTAACCAAATTATTGTAAGTACCAACCTTGTTGCATTGTCAGAGGCCTGTGTATATGCAAGTAAAGCTGGAATTGATTTAAATAAACTTTTTGAAGCAATTCGTGGAGGGTTGGCAGGTAGTGCTGTGATGGATGCTAAAATGCCATTTATTATTGAGAGAAATTTTGAGCCAGGGGGTCGATTAGAAACCAACTATAAGGATTTAAAAAATATACAATCATCTGCAACGGCAATTGGTGCACCACTTCCTGTTACAAACTTAGTAAAAGAAATATTCAGTTCTGAAATTGTACATGGAAATAGTGAAAAGGACCATTCTTATGTTATTAACTTCTTTGAAAGAATGGCAAACTATCAAACATCAAAAGGTAGTAAATAA
- a CDS encoding C-terminal binding protein yields MKVVITDHEYRDLRYEEKILNNKNIELVKTQCTTEDEVIEACHDADGIINLYAPISSRVIGELTNCKVITRYGVGVDTIDLGAATEKGICIGNVPDYGIDEVSDHSLALIMSLLRKINSSNQIVKNGTWDVNLSKPVYRLKTLTIGLVGFGNIPRRLAMKLQALGVNVVVSDPFVSVEIAEESNVTLVSLEELCEKSDVISVHAPLNAGTRGMIGTKEFKLMKKGVYLVNTARGPVIDENSLIEALKNGIVAGVGLDVLESEPIESNHPFLTMDNVILTPHMAGYSEESAEEMRSKTALGITDVLLYGQYPKYLVNKGVKEKVELKPFIMDERYQF; encoded by the coding sequence GTGAAAGTGGTAATAACAGATCATGAATATAGAGATTTACGATATGAAGAAAAAATACTCAATAATAAAAATATCGAACTTGTGAAAACGCAATGTACAACAGAAGATGAGGTGATTGAAGCCTGTCACGATGCAGATGGGATTATTAACCTTTATGCACCAATTTCTAGCAGGGTTATTGGAGAATTAACAAATTGTAAAGTAATTACACGGTATGGCGTTGGCGTAGATACAATCGATTTAGGAGCAGCAACAGAAAAAGGGATTTGTATAGGTAATGTGCCAGACTATGGAATTGATGAAGTATCTGATCATTCCCTCGCTTTAATTATGAGTCTTTTACGAAAAATAAATTCTTCCAACCAAATTGTAAAGAACGGTACTTGGGACGTAAATCTTTCCAAACCAGTTTATAGGTTAAAAACGTTAACTATTGGATTAGTTGGATTTGGTAATATTCCTAGGAGACTAGCGATGAAATTACAAGCATTAGGAGTGAATGTTGTTGTATCAGATCCTTTTGTATCAGTAGAAATTGCTGAAGAGAGTAATGTAACTCTTGTATCATTAGAAGAATTATGTGAGAAGTCTGATGTAATTTCAGTACATGCGCCACTCAATGCAGGTACAAGAGGAATGATTGGAACAAAAGAATTTAAATTGATGAAAAAGGGTGTCTATCTTGTAAATACAGCGAGAGGACCTGTTATTGATGAAAATTCACTTATTGAAGCTTTAAAAAATGGAATCGTGGCTGGTGTTGGTCTTGATGTTTTGGAATCAGAACCAATTGAGTCTAACCATCCATTCTTAACAATGGATAATGTAATACTTACTCCTCATATGGCAGGTTATTCAGAAGAATCTGCTGAAGAAATGCGTTCAAAAACCGCTTTAGGAATAACCGATGTTTTATTGTATGGACAATACCCAAAGTACCTTGTAAATAAAGGTGTTAAAGAAAAGGTAGAACTAAAACCGTTCATTATGGATGAACGTTACCAATTTTAA
- a CDS encoding sugar phosphate isomerase/epimerase family protein: protein MSVKFIPSLLIPEVFHPFKREKGFTADVIENMVMDNFYKSIELGDGFDKTERKRILELTEKNNLIVTQWLTFLIEENKLDISSLDSNLRLKTVNKIKDSLYTSAEIGTKNIAIVTGEDPGVEHWADGIEGLYESLCEIAETAKEYEINLLIEPLDRFAHKKRIIGTTDETITLLNRVREKHDNVGIAFDTAHAALNGEDILESLEKGRSLIHQIHFSNAILDSNSNLYGDFHMEIGTPGFLTIEKISSILRKVEELRIQENGLRVAVEVRGKGGKEACYLNEKQLRTVLKEALDTAMI from the coding sequence ATGAGTGTAAAATTTATCCCTTCTTTATTAATACCAGAAGTCTTTCATCCGTTTAAAAGGGAGAAAGGTTTTACTGCTGATGTAATTGAAAATATGGTAATGGATAACTTTTATAAATCTATTGAGTTAGGAGATGGATTTGATAAAACGGAGCGAAAACGTATTTTAGAGTTAACAGAAAAAAATAATCTAATAGTAACTCAATGGCTTACGTTTTTGATTGAAGAAAATAAACTTGATATTTCATCACTAGATTCAAATTTAAGATTAAAAACAGTAAATAAAATTAAAGATAGTTTATATACATCTGCAGAAATCGGTACAAAAAATATAGCGATTGTAACAGGAGAAGACCCCGGTGTTGAACATTGGGCTGATGGTATTGAAGGACTTTATGAAAGCTTATGTGAAATTGCTGAAACAGCAAAAGAGTATGAAATAAATCTCTTAATTGAACCGCTTGACCGTTTTGCACATAAAAAGCGAATTATTGGCACAACAGATGAAACAATTACACTACTAAATAGGGTGCGGGAAAAACATGATAATGTTGGTATTGCGTTTGACACCGCTCATGCAGCACTTAATGGTGAGGATATTTTAGAGTCTTTGGAAAAAGGGAGATCGCTTATCCATCAGATTCATTTTTCCAATGCTATTCTTGATTCAAATAGTAACTTATATGGTGATTTTCATATGGAAATAGGTACTCCTGGTTTTTTAACAATTGAAAAAATCAGTTCGATTTTGCGTAAAGTGGAAGAATTAAGGATACAAGAAAATGGTTTGCGTGTAGCTGTTGAAGTAAGGGGGAAAGGTGGTAAAGAAGCTTGCTATCTAAACGAAAAACAATTAAGAACAGTACTAAAAGAGGCGTTAGATACAGCGATGATTTAA
- a CDS encoding sugar phosphate isomerase/epimerase family protein: MVMEFGCQGSTWVLDYDKEADIMDQIMDDIKNSGLTGLDMQISLLGKYKNAPEKFKEELDKRGLKLAALTIPHAFEGGKASPEERELEDYYFEYLKHFPGAIMNVPSRVGKNRDNLLQRQKEIIKGANELGKRAIEDHGIITSLHPISYVTSYWRFKEDYDVLFDGLDPRYMGYTPDAGHIEFGGMEAADIIKQALPLIKHVHFKDASKDNKWKKMGEGDIDFVKCINVLKKGGYNGWVILEEETGSEQVDTSKVIVELGDYVKRNIYPIVKGEK, encoded by the coding sequence ATGGTAATGGAATTTGGGTGCCAAGGATCAACTTGGGTATTGGATTATGATAAAGAGGCTGACATCATGGATCAGATTATGGATGATATTAAAAATAGCGGACTTACAGGGTTAGACATGCAGATTTCATTATTAGGCAAATATAAAAATGCTCCTGAAAAGTTTAAGGAAGAACTTGATAAAAGAGGACTAAAGTTGGCTGCTTTAACTATTCCACATGCTTTTGAAGGAGGGAAAGCCTCTCCAGAAGAAAGAGAATTGGAAGACTATTATTTCGAATACTTAAAACATTTTCCTGGTGCAATTATGAATGTTCCATCTAGAGTTGGAAAAAACCGTGATAATTTACTACAAAGACAAAAAGAAATTATTAAGGGGGCAAATGAGTTAGGAAAACGTGCAATTGAAGATCATGGCATTATTACTTCTCTTCACCCGATTTCATATGTAACTTCTTATTGGAGATTTAAAGAAGATTACGATGTTCTTTTTGATGGATTAGATCCTAGATACATGGGTTACACGCCAGATGCTGGCCATATTGAATTTGGTGGAATGGAAGCTGCTGATATTATAAAACAAGCATTACCTTTAATTAAGCATGTTCATTTTAAAGATGCTTCTAAAGATAATAAATGGAAAAAAATGGGTGAAGGAGATATAGATTTTGTAAAATGTATAAATGTACTTAAAAAAGGTGGCTATAATGGATGGGTCATTCTGGAGGAAGAAACAGGTTCGGAACAAGTAGATACAAGTAAGGTTATTGTAGAGCTTGGTGATTATGTAAAAAGAAATATTTATCCGATTGTTAAAGGAGAAAAATAA